One stretch of Roseovarius mucosus DNA includes these proteins:
- a CDS encoding DUF3726 domain-containing protein — MTECAQDPTRAGSEPPDWAREVMQLSLSEITALATKAARGAGLSWGEAEEAGWACGWLARAGLPGTAMLLRVLERRDATCPLLKGIVLMDHAGLPEGPCVLPVTLQDVVEPLLLVPFLARVAERLGAPLDLDLGSQTICLTESEPVPDLSAMRGAGDRSGAEVTISLAKSSAAAAPGQFDGRIDRDVWTTLDGLALLTTVPASDVSRQRAGAQSSDND, encoded by the coding sequence ATGACCGAGTGCGCCCAAGACCCGACGCGCGCGGGCTCAGAGCCGCCAGACTGGGCAAGGGAGGTGATGCAACTCTCCCTGTCCGAAATTACGGCACTCGCGACCAAGGCGGCGCGCGGTGCGGGGCTAAGCTGGGGTGAGGCGGAAGAGGCGGGCTGGGCCTGCGGCTGGCTTGCGCGGGCTGGCTTGCCGGGGACAGCGATGCTGTTGCGGGTTCTGGAACGGCGCGATGCCACCTGTCCCTTGCTGAAGGGCATCGTACTGATGGACCACGCCGGATTGCCAGAGGGGCCATGCGTGCTGCCGGTAACGCTTCAGGATGTGGTCGAGCCATTGCTGCTTGTGCCCTTCTTGGCACGGGTGGCCGAGCGATTGGGTGCGCCGCTGGATTTGGACCTTGGGTCACAAACGATCTGTCTGACTGAGTCAGAGCCAGTGCCGGATTTGTCCGCGATGCGCGGGGCGGGCGACCGCTCTGGGGCAGAGGTGACGATCAGTTTGGCAAAATCCAGCGCAGCGGCTGCGCCGGGCCAGTTCGACGGGCGCATTGACCGAGATGTGTGGACAACACTGGATGGTTTGGCGCTTTTGACGACCGTTCCCGCATCGGATGTGTCCCGGCAACGTGCCGGGGCGCAATCGAGCGACAATGATTGA
- a CDS encoding pyridoxal phosphate-dependent aminotransferase, protein MTYPRYTPLIESLPASVPFVGPEEQERQRGAPFAARLGANENLFGPSPHALAAIRAEAENVWKYGDPTSHDLRAALADHMGVALENVLVGEGIDGLLGNLVRLLIGTGDAVVTSDGAYPTFNYHVTGFGGALHKVPYRDDHEDLPALVARAHEVGAKLIYFANPDNPMGTWVPGADVTAALDTLPDGCILCLDEAYVEFAPEGTAADIAPDDPRVIRMRTFSKAYGMAGARIGYAVGAAALIKSFDKIRNHFGMNRMAQVGALAALHDTGWLAHVQAEVRRSRDSIAQVAKENGLSALPSATNFVTVDCGCDGAYARRVLAGLVARGVFVRMPFVAPQDRCIRISCGRAEEMEVLAKTLPEALRDADQTG, encoded by the coding sequence ATGACATATCCGCGCTATACCCCCTTGATCGAGAGCCTGCCCGCATCTGTCCCCTTTGTCGGGCCAGAGGAACAGGAACGCCAACGCGGCGCGCCTTTTGCCGCGCGCCTCGGGGCCAATGAAAATCTCTTTGGCCCCTCACCCCACGCGCTCGCCGCGATCCGGGCCGAGGCCGAGAATGTTTGGAAATATGGCGACCCCACCAGCCATGATCTGCGCGCAGCGCTTGCCGATCACATGGGCGTAGCGCTTGAGAATGTGCTGGTGGGTGAGGGCATAGACGGTCTTTTGGGCAATCTCGTGCGCCTGCTGATTGGCACCGGCGATGCGGTCGTCACCTCTGACGGGGCTTATCCCACCTTCAACTACCATGTGACTGGGTTTGGCGGGGCGCTGCACAAAGTGCCCTACCGCGATGATCACGAAGATTTACCCGCGTTGGTCGCCCGCGCGCATGAGGTCGGAGCGAAATTGATCTATTTCGCCAATCCCGACAATCCGATGGGCACTTGGGTGCCGGGTGCGGATGTGACCGCAGCGCTCGACACCCTGCCCGACGGCTGCATTCTGTGCCTGGACGAGGCCTATGTTGAATTCGCACCCGAGGGCACGGCAGCCGATATTGCCCCCGACGATCCCCGCGTCATCCGCATGCGGACATTCTCCAAGGCCTATGGCATGGCCGGGGCCCGCATCGGCTATGCGGTAGGGGCGGCTGCACTGATCAAAAGCTTTGATAAGATCCGCAATCATTTCGGCATGAACCGTATGGCACAGGTCGGGGCACTGGCCGCTCTCCACGACACCGGCTGGCTTGCGCATGTGCAGGCCGAGGTGCGGCGCTCTCGGGACAGTATTGCGCAGGTCGCCAAAGAAAACGGGCTAAGCGCGCTGCCCTCTGCCACCAATTTCGTCACGGTCGATTGTGGCTGCGACGGGGCCTATGCCCGTCGTGTTCTGGCCGGACTGGTGGCACGTGGTGTGTTTGTGCGCATGCCCTTTGTCGCGCCGCAGGATCGCTGCATCCGCATCAGTTGCGGTCGGGCAGAGGAGATGGAGGTTTTGGCCAAAACCCTGCCAGAGGCGCTGCGCGACGCAGATCAAACCGGCTGA
- a CDS encoding crotonase/enoyl-CoA hydratase family protein, with translation MVRVTTEIRDHIAHVTLTRADKRNALDPTMAEAIVAAGQALIEADIRAVVLSGEGKAFCAGLDVMSFAQLAAGDPEGLILPRSHGTGNLFQAVAMVWRQVPVPVIAALHGVVYGAGFQLALGADIRIAAPDTELAIMEMKWGLIPDMGGMALLPHLTGSDVIRRMTYTARPISATQALAWGLVTELADDPLAAAQDLATEIAGRSPSAIRAAKRLIGVAESGADEAAILMAESREQAALIGKPDQMEQISANLAARAPVFRG, from the coding sequence ATGGTCCGAGTCACGACCGAGATCAGGGATCACATCGCACATGTGACGCTGACCCGCGCGGATAAACGCAATGCGCTTGATCCTACTATGGCCGAGGCCATCGTGGCCGCAGGGCAGGCGCTGATTGAGGCAGATATTCGTGCCGTGGTGTTGTCCGGCGAGGGCAAGGCATTTTGTGCCGGTCTTGATGTGATGAGCTTTGCGCAATTGGCGGCGGGGGATCCAGAGGGGCTTATCCTGCCGCGCAGCCATGGCACGGGCAATCTCTTTCAAGCGGTGGCGATGGTCTGGCGGCAGGTGCCAGTGCCGGTTATCGCGGCGTTGCATGGGGTTGTTTATGGCGCGGGCTTTCAGCTTGCGCTTGGGGCGGATATCCGGATTGCGGCACCCGATACAGAGCTTGCGATCATGGAGATGAAATGGGGACTGATCCCCGACATGGGCGGCATGGCGCTCCTTCCGCACTTGACCGGCTCTGATGTGATCCGGCGCATGACCTATACGGCGCGGCCGATTTCGGCGACGCAGGCTTTGGCCTGGGGGCTGGTCACGGAACTGGCGGATGATCCGCTGGCGGCGGCGCAAGATCTGGCAACTGAGATTGCGGGCCGCAGCCCCTCGGCTATTCGCGCCGCAAAGCGCCTGATCGGTGTGGCCGAGAGCGGGGCCGATGAGGCCGCAATTCTGATGGCTGAGAGCCGCGAGCAGGCGGCCCTGATTGGCAAGCCGGATCAGATGGAGCAGATTTCGGCCAATCTGGCGGCGCGCGCGCCGGTGTTTCGGGGGTAG
- a CDS encoding PhnA domain-containing protein produces MPCALCAADAPLRPYAVSGGPEAASVDLCALCADQIDGTLEPEHWRCLASSMWSEDTPVQVLAARILARLSDHDWARDLVDQLWLDEDTRAWVDNLPQDSGHRDSNGVPLAQGDTVVLIKDLPVKGANFTAKRGTAVRGISLVLDNPAHIEGRVEGQRIVILTEFVKKR; encoded by the coding sequence ATGCCTTGCGCCCTTTGTGCCGCCGATGCCCCGCTTCGTCCTTATGCCGTGTCGGGCGGGCCTGAGGCGGCCAGTGTCGATCTCTGCGCTCTTTGCGCCGATCAGATCGACGGCACGCTTGAGCCTGAGCATTGGCGCTGTCTTGCCTCGTCGATGTGGTCCGAGGATACCCCGGTTCAAGTTCTCGCGGCGCGCATCTTGGCCCGCCTCTCTGATCACGATTGGGCGCGGGATTTGGTCGATCAACTTTGGCTTGATGAGGACACCCGCGCATGGGTGGACAACCTGCCCCAAGATAGCGGGCATCGCGACAGTAACGGCGTGCCATTGGCGCAGGGCGATACCGTTGTTCTGATCAAGGATCTGCCGGTCAAGGGGGCCAATTTCACCGCCAAACGCGGCACGGCAGTGCGCGGCATTTCCCTTGTTCTTGACAACCCGGCCCATATCGAAGGCCGGGTCGAGGGGCAGCGTATCGTGATCCTGACCGAGTTCGTGAAGAAGCGCTGA
- the lepA gene encoding translation elongation factor 4, translating into MTDLAHIRNFSIVAHIDHGKSTLADRLIQSTGTVQDRDMKAQMLDAMDIERERGITIKANTVRIDYKAQNGELYVLNLIDTPGHVDFAYEVSRSMRAVEGSLLVVDSTQGVEAQTLANVYQAIDAGHEIVPILNKIDLPASECDRVAEQIEDVIGIDASGAIRVSAKTGVGIAETLEAIVKHLPAPKGDENAPLKAMLVDSWYDAYLGVVVLVRIMDGRMKRGDRIHMIQTEATYNVERIGVFRPQMEKVESLGPGEIGFITASIKQVRDTKVGDTITHEKRPCDKALPGFKPSVPVVFCGLFPVDSNEFEDLRDAIEKLALNDASFSYEMETSAALGFGFRCGFLGLLHLEVIRDRIEREYNIELITTAPSVIYHLYMKDGSRRDLHNPADMPDLTYVGHIEEPRIKATILVPDEYLGDVLKLCQDRRGIQMDLTYAGARAMVVYDLPLNEVVFDFYDRLKSVTKGYASFDYHLEGYREDSLVKMQVLVNDEPVDALSMMVHRDRAEMRGRAMCEKLKDLIPRHMFKIPIQAAIGGKVIARETLSALRKDVTAKCYGGDATRKKKLLEKQKAGKKKMRQFGKVDIPQEAFISALKMDS; encoded by the coding sequence ATGACAGACCTTGCTCACATCCGCAATTTTTCGATCGTGGCTCATATCGACCACGGCAAATCCACCCTTGCTGACCGGTTGATCCAATCGACCGGCACGGTGCAGGACCGTGATATGAAGGCGCAGATGCTGGATGCCATGGACATCGAGCGCGAGCGGGGGATCACGATCAAAGCCAATACGGTGCGCATCGACTACAAGGCGCAGAATGGCGAGCTTTATGTGCTCAATCTGATCGACACGCCCGGACATGTGGATTTCGCCTATGAGGTCAGCCGCAGCATGCGCGCGGTCGAGGGCAGCCTTCTGGTGGTGGACAGCACGCAAGGCGTCGAGGCGCAGACGCTGGCCAATGTCTATCAGGCGATTGACGCAGGTCACGAAATTGTTCCCATTCTCAACAAGATCGACTTGCCCGCGTCCGAGTGCGACCGGGTGGCCGAGCAGATCGAGGATGTGATTGGCATTGACGCAAGCGGCGCCATTCGCGTGTCGGCAAAAACTGGTGTCGGCATCGCTGAAACGCTCGAGGCTATCGTCAAACATTTGCCCGCGCCGAAAGGCGATGAGAATGCGCCGTTGAAGGCGATGCTGGTGGATAGCTGGTATGATGCCTATCTGGGCGTGGTCGTTCTGGTGCGGATCATGGACGGACGCATGAAACGCGGCGACCGCATCCATATGATACAGACCGAGGCCACCTATAATGTCGAGCGGATCGGCGTCTTCCGCCCGCAGATGGAAAAGGTCGAGAGCCTTGGACCCGGCGAAATCGGCTTTATCACCGCGTCGATCAAGCAGGTGCGCGATACCAAGGTGGGCGATACCATCACTCATGAAAAACGCCCGTGCGACAAGGCCTTGCCGGGGTTCAAACCCTCTGTGCCGGTGGTGTTCTGCGGGCTTTTCCCTGTAGATTCCAACGAGTTCGAGGATCTGCGCGACGCAATCGAGAAGCTGGCGCTGAATGACGCCTCCTTTAGCTATGAGATGGAAACATCGGCGGCGCTTGGCTTTGGGTTTCGCTGTGGCTTTCTCGGGCTCTTGCACCTCGAAGTGATCCGCGACCGGATCGAGCGGGAATATAACATCGAGTTGATCACCACGGCCCCGTCGGTGATCTATCACCTCTACATGAAGGACGGATCGCGGCGCGACCTGCACAACCCTGCCGATATGCCCGATCTGACCTATGTGGGTCATATCGAAGAGCCGCGCATCAAGGCGACGATTCTGGTGCCGGATGAATACCTTGGCGATGTGCTCAAACTTTGTCAGGATCGGCGCGGCATCCAGATGGATCTGACCTATGCCGGGGCGCGGGCGATGGTTGTCTATGACTTGCCGCTCAACGAGGTCGTGTTTGATTTTTACGACCGGCTGAAATCCGTGACCAAGGGCTATGCATCCTTTGACTATCACCTTGAAGGGTATCGTGAGGATAGTCTGGTCAAGATGCAGGTTCTCGTGAATGACGAACCTGTGGATGCCCTCTCGATGATGGTCCACCGTGACCGCGCTGAAATGCGCGGGCGGGCGATGTGCGAAAAGCTCAAGGATCTTATCCCGCGCCACATGTTCAAGATCCCCATACAGGCGGCCATCGGTGGCAAGGTGATCGCCCGCGAGACGCTCTCGGCGTTGCGCAAGGATGTGACCGCCAAATGCTATGGTGGCGACGCCACGCGGAAAAAGAAGCTCTTGGAAAAGCAGAAGGCCGGCAAAAAGAAGATGCGCCAATTCGGCAAGGTGGACATCCCGCAAGAGGCGTTCATTTCCGCACTCAAGATGGACAGCTAA
- a CDS encoding HU family DNA-binding protein has product MTTKAKTKSPRKTTTRTTTKTGAAKPRTTRKVAPPQEAAPEAEIAVVAETVSAETDTGNVITLAVAEAIPTDSGPELKKQELIDKVLAKGDIKKKNAKPVVEAVLEVLGEVLAEGREINLPPLGKIKINRVRDMANARIIIAKIRQAKPGAGPDTEADDDDSDEDMKEGVAQGEE; this is encoded by the coding sequence ATGACGACCAAGGCCAAAACCAAGAGCCCGCGCAAGACGACGACCCGAACCACGACCAAGACTGGTGCGGCCAAACCCCGGACTACCCGAAAGGTCGCCCCACCTCAGGAGGCTGCACCCGAGGCGGAGATCGCGGTTGTGGCCGAGACTGTGAGCGCCGAGACCGACACCGGAAATGTCATCACCTTGGCCGTCGCCGAGGCTATCCCGACAGACAGCGGGCCGGAGTTGAAAAAGCAGGAACTGATCGACAAGGTTCTGGCCAAGGGTGACATCAAGAAAAAGAATGCCAAGCCCGTGGTCGAGGCGGTGCTAGAAGTCTTGGGCGAAGTTCTGGCGGAGGGGCGCGAAATCAACCTGCCGCCCCTGGGCAAGATCAAAATCAACCGGGTGCGTGACATGGCCAATGCCCGCATCATCATCGCCAAAATCCGACAAGCGAAACCCGGTGCCGGACCCGACACCGAAGCTGACGACGACGACAGTGACGAAGATATGAAAGAGGGTGTTGCACAGGGCGAAGAGTGA
- a CDS encoding YgfZ/GcvT domain-containing protein, whose protein sequence is MTRRILEITGKDALQFLQGLVTNDLQKLDHGLVYAAILTPQGKYLADFLLSRHDDAIRLDVDASLAPMLLQRLTMYKLRADVTIKETDLKVRRGTGPAPLGALVDPRHADLGWRLYGETGGDDGSDFDRIRVAHCIPETGIELTPDTFILEAGFERLNGVDFRKGCYVGQEVTARMKHKTELRKGLTLVAVHGAAPVGSEIFTPEGKAAGTLYTQSGGRGIAYLRLDRAAAGMTSGEARVDPLSIPTQ, encoded by the coding sequence ATGACGCGCCGTATTCTGGAGATCACCGGCAAAGACGCCCTGCAATTTTTGCAGGGCCTTGTCACCAACGACCTGCAAAAATTGGATCATGGGCTCGTCTATGCTGCGATCCTGACACCGCAGGGCAAATATCTGGCGGATTTTTTGCTGTCGCGTCACGACGATGCGATCCGGCTTGATGTTGACGCAAGCCTTGCCCCGATGCTTTTGCAGCGGTTGACGATGTATAAACTGCGCGCCGACGTGACGATTAAAGAAACCGATCTCAAGGTGCGGCGGGGCACAGGCCCGGCTCCGCTTGGCGCACTCGTAGACCCGCGCCATGCCGATTTGGGGTGGCGTCTTTATGGCGAAACCGGCGGCGACGATGGCAGCGATTTCGACAGAATTCGCGTGGCGCATTGTATTCCCGAAACCGGAATCGAGCTGACCCCCGACACCTTTATTCTAGAGGCCGGGTTTGAACGCCTCAATGGTGTGGATTTCCGCAAGGGCTGTTACGTCGGTCAAGAGGTCACGGCCCGGATGAAACACAAGACAGAATTGCGCAAGGGTCTGACACTTGTAGCGGTGCATGGCGCGGCCCCTGTTGGGAGCGAAATCTTCACCCCTGAAGGCAAGGCTGCAGGCACGCTTTATACGCAGTCGGGCGGTCGCGGCATCGCTTATCTACGCCTCGACCGTGCGGCGGCAGGAATGACCTCAGGCGAGGCGCGCGTTGATCCCTTGTCGATCCCTACGCAATAG
- a CDS encoding TIGR04283 family arsenosugar biosynthesis glycosyltransferase, with translation MRAALSVVIPTLNAASVLPACLAALMEGLEAGLIRELIISDGGSDDATLQIAEATGAVVVKGAASRGGQLRRGAHVAGGGWLLFLHADTVLPAGWANAVSAQFEQGGPAAFRLSFDATGPMPQLVAGWANLRSRVLGLPYGDQALLIPRATYDVAGGYADIPLMEDVAMARALKGRISVMPLAVTTSSARYRREGWVRRGARNLWTLIRYLCGTDPVQLAKAYRRKG, from the coding sequence ATGCGCGCAGCACTCTCGGTGGTGATTCCGACACTCAACGCTGCTTCGGTTCTACCTGCGTGCCTTGCCGCGCTGATGGAGGGGCTTGAGGCGGGCTTGATCCGAGAGTTGATTATCAGTGATGGCGGATCGGACGATGCCACGTTGCAAATCGCCGAGGCCACCGGGGCGGTTGTCGTGAAGGGGGCCGCATCCCGTGGCGGCCAATTGCGCCGCGGGGCGCACGTGGCCGGTGGGGGATGGTTGCTGTTCTTGCATGCCGATACGGTCTTGCCTGCCGGATGGGCAAATGCCGTCAGCGCGCAATTTGAACAAGGCGGGCCTGCTGCCTTTCGGCTGTCGTTTGATGCAACCGGGCCTATGCCTCAGCTGGTTGCTGGCTGGGCCAATCTGCGCAGCCGGGTGTTGGGCCTGCCCTACGGGGATCAGGCGCTGTTAATCCCGCGCGCGACCTATGACGTGGCAGGCGGATACGCAGATATACCGCTGATGGAGGATGTGGCCATGGCGCGCGCACTGAAAGGGCGCATCTCGGTGATGCCCTTGGCTGTGACAACCTCTTCGGCGCGGTATCGGCGCGAGGGGTGGGTGCGGCGGGGCGCGCGCAATCTCTGGACGCTGATCCGCTATCTCTGCGGGACGGACCCCGTGCAGCTGGCCAAGGCGTATCGGCGTAAGGGCTAG
- a CDS encoding pyridoxal-phosphate-dependent aminotransferase family protein, which yields MSLAHGRAYLAIPGPSVMPEEVLRAMHRAAPNIYEGDLIEMTASLIPDLRAVAQTRQHATIYIANGHGAWEAALANTLHPGDRVLVPATGRFGHGWAEVAQGQGIIVDMLDFGKRSPIDLNRLEEVLRTDARHEIKAVLATHVDTSTSVLNDIAGVRAALDAAGHPALLMADCIASLACDRFEMDAWGVDVMVAGSQKGLMVPPGLAFVFFSDKAAEARKRLPLVSRYWDWTHRADPQMFYQYFGGTAPTHHLYGLRAALDLIAAEGGIEAVWARHETLARAIWAACETWGQSGPLELNISDPALRSRAVTALRIGAPHGSRLRSWVQDYAGVTLGIGLGMAEPGDPAWHGFFRIGHMGHVNAHMVLGALGSIEAGLTALDIPHGAGGLEAAARVISGKS from the coding sequence ATGAGCCTCGCCCACGGTCGCGCCTATCTGGCCATTCCCGGTCCCTCGGTCATGCCCGAAGAGGTGTTGCGGGCCATGCATCGTGCTGCCCCGAATATCTACGAGGGCGATCTGATTGAGATGACGGCGAGTCTTATTCCGGATCTGCGTGCCGTGGCGCAGACGCGCCAACATGCGACGATCTATATCGCAAACGGGCATGGGGCGTGGGAGGCGGCATTGGCCAATACGCTGCACCCCGGCGACCGCGTGCTGGTTCCGGCCACGGGGCGGTTTGGGCATGGCTGGGCCGAGGTGGCGCAGGGGCAGGGGATCATCGTCGACATGCTCGATTTCGGCAAGCGCTCGCCCATTGATCTTAACCGTCTGGAAGAGGTGCTGCGCACCGATGCGCGTCACGAAATCAAGGCGGTTCTGGCGACCCATGTCGATACCTCGACCTCGGTGCTCAATGACATCGCCGGAGTGCGGGCGGCCCTGGATGCGGCGGGGCATCCTGCGCTCCTCATGGCTGATTGTATTGCTTCTCTCGCCTGTGACCGGTTCGAGATGGACGCATGGGGCGTCGACGTGATGGTAGCAGGCAGCCAAAAGGGGCTGATGGTGCCGCCCGGTCTGGCGTTTGTGTTCTTCTCGGACAAGGCGGCGGAGGCGCGCAAGCGGTTGCCGCTGGTCAGTCGCTATTGGGATTGGACCCATCGCGCCGATCCGCAGATGTTCTATCAATACTTCGGCGGCACAGCCCCGACGCATCATCTTTACGGCCTGCGCGCGGCGCTTGACTTGATCGCGGCTGAGGGCGGCATCGAGGCGGTTTGGGCCCGCCATGAAACGCTGGCCCGTGCCATCTGGGCCGCCTGTGAGACATGGGGGCAGAGCGGGCCGCTTGAGCTTAACATCAGTGATCCCGCTCTGCGCAGCCGCGCCGTGACAGCGCTTCGGATCGGGGCACCGCATGGGTCACGCCTGCGGTCCTGGGTCCAAGACTATGCAGGCGTAACGCTTGGGATTGGCCTTGGAATGGCAGAACCGGGTGATCCGGCGTGGCACGGATTTTTTCGCATAGGCCATATGGGACACGTGAACGCCCATATGGTTTTGGGTGCGTTGGGTTCAATCGAGGCAGGATTGACTGCGCTTGATATTCCGCATGGCGCGGGCGGACTTGAGGCGGCAGCACGGGTGATTTCAGGGAAGAGCTAG
- the accC gene encoding acetyl-CoA carboxylase biotin carboxylase subunit → MFEKILIANRGEIALRVIRAAREMGIKTVAVHSTADADAMHVRMADESVCIGPPSSSESYLSIPSIIAACEVTGAQAIHPGYGFLSENANFVQIVEDHGLTFIGPSAEHIRIMGDKITAKDTMKALGVPCVPGSEGGVANLKQAQALCAEIGFPVIVKATAGGGGRGMKVAQSAAELEKAFLTARSEAKAAFGNDEVYIEKYLTTPRHIEIQVFGDGKGGAVHLGERDCSLQRRHQKVLEEAPGPCITAEERARIGKICADACANIQYRGAGTIEFLYEKGEFFFIEMNTRLQVEHPVTEAIFGVDLVQEQIRVAEGMPMSFTQDDLIINGHAIEVRINAEKLPDFAPRPGRITQFHAPGGLGVRMDSALYDGYKIPPYYDSLIAKLIVHGKDRHSALRRLARALGELIVDGVDTTVPLFHALLQEDDIQSGNYNIHWLEHWLETNLRD, encoded by the coding sequence ATGTTCGAGAAAATCCTGATCGCCAACCGGGGCGAAATTGCCCTTCGCGTGATCCGCGCTGCCCGTGAGATGGGGATCAAGACCGTCGCCGTGCATTCCACCGCCGACGCCGACGCCATGCATGTGCGCATGGCAGATGAATCCGTCTGCATCGGCCCGCCCTCCTCTTCCGAAAGTTATTTGTCGATTCCGTCGATTATTGCCGCCTGTGAGGTGACGGGGGCGCAAGCGATCCATCCGGGCTATGGCTTTTTGTCAGAGAACGCCAATTTCGTGCAGATCGTCGAGGATCACGGCCTGACCTTTATCGGCCCGTCTGCCGAACATATCCGCATCATGGGCGACAAGATCACCGCCAAGGATACGATGAAGGCGCTTGGCGTGCCCTGCGTGCCCGGCTCTGAGGGCGGTGTTGCCAATCTCAAGCAAGCGCAGGCGCTCTGCGCCGAGATCGGTTTTCCGGTCATCGTCAAGGCCACAGCCGGTGGCGGCGGGCGTGGCATGAAGGTGGCGCAAAGCGCCGCCGAGTTGGAAAAGGCCTTTCTCACAGCGCGTTCCGAGGCCAAGGCAGCCTTTGGCAATGACGAGGTCTATATCGAGAAATACCTGACCACGCCGCGCCATATCGAAATTCAGGTGTTCGGCGATGGCAAGGGCGGCGCAGTGCATCTGGGAGAGCGCGACTGCTCGTTGCAGCGTCGGCACCAAAAGGTGCTGGAAGAAGCCCCCGGCCCCTGTATCACCGCCGAGGAGCGCGCCCGTATCGGCAAGATCTGTGCCGATGCCTGCGCGAATATCCAGTATCGCGGTGCAGGCACCATCGAGTTTCTCTATGAAAAAGGTGAGTTCTTCTTCATCGAAATGAATACGCGGTTGCAGGTCGAACATCCCGTGACCGAGGCGATCTTTGGCGTGGACCTTGTCCAGGAACAAATTCGCGTGGCCGAAGGCATGCCGATGTCCTTTACTCAGGATGATCTGATCATCAACGGCCACGCCATAGAGGTGCGTATCAACGCTGAGAAGCTACCTGATTTCGCACCGCGTCCGGGCCGGATCACCCAATTTCACGCGCCCGGCGGTTTGGGCGTGCGGATGGATTCGGCGCTCTACGATGGCTACAAGATACCGCCCTATTACGACAGCTTGATTGCCAAGCTGATCGTGCATGGCAAGGACCGGCACAGCGCCTTGCGCCGTCTGGCCCGGGCGCTTGGCGAGTTGATCGTGGATGGCGTCGACACTACCGTTCCGCTCTTTCACGCGCTACTGCAAGAAGATGATATCCAGTCCGGAAATTACAATATCCATTGGCTGGAACATTGGCTGGAAACAAATCTGAGGGATTGA
- the accB gene encoding acetyl-CoA carboxylase biotin carboxyl carrier protein: protein MSNKSHESDVAFIKALAELLNDNDLTELSVKREYGEDDTLQVRVSRRGETVTTHYAPPPAPAYAPPPAAAPAAAAPAAEDPASHPGAVTSPMVGTVYMQAEPGAPAFVSVGTQVSEGDTLLIIEAMKTMNHIPAPRGGTVKRILIEDGAAVEYGAPLMIIE from the coding sequence ATGTCGAACAAATCCCATGAATCGGACGTGGCCTTTATCAAGGCATTGGCGGAACTGCTGAATGACAACGATCTGACTGAACTGTCGGTCAAGCGGGAATATGGCGAGGACGACACGCTTCAGGTTCGCGTCAGCCGCCGGGGTGAAACAGTTACCACCCACTACGCGCCCCCGCCTGCGCCTGCCTATGCCCCACCCCCGGCTGCCGCCCCGGCCGCGGCCGCCCCCGCCGCCGAAGACCCGGCAAGCCACCCCGGCGCAGTCACTTCGCCGATGGTTGGGACGGTCTATATGCAGGCTGAACCGGGTGCCCCCGCCTTTGTCAGCGTAGGCACGCAGGTGTCCGAGGGCGACACGCTCTTGATCATCGAGGCGATGAAGACGATGAACCATATTCCCGCCCCGCGCGGCGGCACCGTCAAACGCATTCTCATCGAAGACGGCGCAGCGGTCGAATATGGCGCGCCTCTGATGATCATCGAATAA
- a CDS encoding LuxR C-terminal-related transcriptional regulator yields MDIKELAFDHAPVGLALLEHRIIRQCNQKFAAIFGDTPADYTNIPLARYYPSIEDYRRIGADALAIMRKTGRYADERVMKRRNGTLFWCRVRGQSLTPEAPFQRGIWSFSDLSDERPLVELTQREREVAILTCRGMTSKEIGLDLGLSYRTVEVYRARLLEKFQARKLAELVAKLSGMPL; encoded by the coding sequence ATGGACATCAAGGAACTCGCCTTCGATCATGCCCCTGTGGGCCTTGCTCTGCTGGAACACCGCATCATCCGGCAGTGCAATCAGAAATTTGCCGCGATCTTTGGCGATACCCCCGCCGATTATACCAACATCCCGCTGGCCCGCTATTACCCCTCGATCGAGGATTATCGCCGCATCGGGGCGGATGCGCTCGCCATCATGCGCAAAACCGGGCGTTATGCGGATGAACGGGTGATGAAGCGCCGCAATGGCACGCTTTTTTGGTGCCGGGTGCGCGGCCAGTCGCTAACGCCCGAGGCCCCGTTTCAGCGCGGCATCTGGTCGTTCTCCGATCTCTCGGACGAACGCCCCCTTGTCGAGCTGACCCAACGCGAACGCGAGGTGGCGATTCTCACCTGTCGGGGGATGACGTCCAAGGAAATCGGCCTTGATCTGGGTCTCAGCTACCGCACCGTCGAGGTTTATCGTGCGCGCCTGCTAGAGAAATTTCAGGCCCGCAAACTGGCGGAACTGGTGGCAAAACTTTCTGGGATGCCGCTCTGA